In Nicotiana tabacum cultivar K326 chromosome 11, ASM71507v2, whole genome shotgun sequence, a single window of DNA contains:
- the LOC142165856 gene encoding uncharacterized protein LOC142165856 — MIDTSEKIVEIKYIVNENCPPMEIRNDIGVRVYMETKKENKNIGLYPLCISVRDFNMELTITNENTSAGSSGTIKLLDMPAFPFIEEYQSKIITESTQSIIEEGQVYQDKQTIATAMKHYSVMHKYQFRVKRSSHRRYWLICVGENCNWHFKATSINDSAMFKHDHSKYCDPKTVYTPKDIQIDMLSQHGVNLSYMQAWRAKEKALQFLRGHPADSYNKLPKYFYILEKTYPGSVVKLKKTEDECFLYAFVALCTSISGWEYCGPVVVVDGTFLKSAYRGIMLTTSTMDAAESLNAVTKDARELPIFDLLEYMRKLLERWTNEKLLKAKGTFTFLGSKFNKELENNRTLSLKLRVSASIDHIHTVIDGAKRYIVCLESKKCSCGQFQLDELLCVHALAALRHRNETYENYCSPYYTKESLLCTYEIPVNPLPDKSKWNVPQHISDEVVNPPTGEKRQPGRPQKERYKTYDELKSKKYKVSCGNCGVFKIIM, encoded by the exons ATGATTGATACTTcggaaaaaattgtagaaatcaaatacattgtgaATGAGAATTGTCCTCCAATGGAGATTAGGAACGATATAGGGGTTCGTGTGTATATGGAGACAAAAAAGGAGAATAAAAACATAGGATTGTATCCGTTATGTATAAGTGTACgagatttcaatatggaattgaCTATTACCAATGAGAACACAAGTGCAG GTTCGTCTGGGACaataaagttacttgatatgccagCCTTTCCCTTCATAGAGGAATATCAAAGTaaaataataactgaaagtacacAAAGTATTATCGAAGAAGGACAAGTGTATCAAGACAAGCAAACAATTGCAACTGCAATGAAGCACTATTCTGTCATGCACAAGTACCAATTCAGGGTTAAAAGATCTAGCCACAGAAG ATACTGGCTTATATGCGTTGGAGAAAACTGTAATTGGCACTTCAAGGCAACATCAATtaatgattctgcaatgttcaag CATGATCATTCAAAGTATTGTGATCCTAAGACAGTTTACACACCAAAGGACATACAAATTGACATGTTGTCCCAACACGGAGTGAACCTAAGCTACATGCAAGcatggagagcaaaggaaaaggctTTACAGTTTTTGAGAGGTCATCCGGCTGACTCCTACaacaaattaccaaaatatttttatattcttgagaAGACGTATCCTGGTTCAGTTGTTAAATTGAAGAAGACAGAAGATGAATGCTTCTTATATGCATTTGTTGCTCTTTGTACATCAATAAGTGGTTGGGAATATTGTGGACCAGTAGTAGTGGTTGATGGGACATTCTTAAAGTCAGCCTATAGAGGGATTATGCTTACAACAAGCACAATGGATGCAGCAG AGTCGTTGAATGCTGTAACAAAAGATGCAAGAGAGCTGCCAATATTTGACCTATTAGAGTATATGAGGAAACTTCTTGAACGTTGGACGAACGAGAAGTTATTGAAGGCAAAGGGTACTTTCACATTCCTTGGGTCCAAATTCAACAAAGAATTGGAGAACAACAGAACATTATCTCTGAAACTTAGG GTGAGTGCTTCAATAGATCATATCCATACTGTGATAGATGGTGCGAAGCGGTACATTGTGTGTCTTGAAAGCAAGAAATGTAGCTGTGGCCAGTTCCAACTTGATGAACTTCTATGTGTGCATGCTTTGGCAGCTTTAAGGCACAGGAATGAAACTTATGAAAACTATTGCTCTCCGTATTACACAAAGGAGAGCCTACTGTGTACGTATGAAATACCAGTAAATCCCCTTCCTGATAAAAGCAAATGGAATGTGCCACAACATATATCTGATGAAGTAGTAAATCCACCTACGGGAGAGAAAAGGCAACCAGGAAGACCTCAAAAGGAAAGATACAAAACATATGATGAACTAAAGTCAAAGAAGTACAAGGTGTCATGTGGCAACTGTGGAG TTTTTAAGATCATAATGTAG